The bacterium genome segment CAAATATGGTATGGTCTCCTGTCTCCAGTCGCCCTCTCACTTTACACTCAAGATTTGCTATGCATTCTTTAATTAAAGGTGCTTTTACATAATCTCCTTTAAGCGGTGTCAGTCCTGTTTCTTTAAACTTATCTATATTCCTTCCGCTTGTAGTCCCACAAAAAAGTGTTGCTTCTGCAAGGTCCTCACCAGGCCAGGCAAGGACAAATTCACCTGACTTAACAATAAGTTGATGGGTAAATCTTGTATGTGCGACACTTATAGCCATCATCGGAGGTGAAAAAGAGGTATTCATCTTCCAGCCGAGTGGACAGATACTCCTTCTTCCCTCATATTCAGCCACAGCCCACACAATCCTTTCTGGCCTTCCACATAGACCTTTGAATGTTTGAACATCTGCTTTTTGCATAAGCCACCTCCCCTGACTATTTCCATAAAACCTGCAGTGGTTCATATTCCTCTTCAATTAT includes the following:
- a CDS encoding flavin reductase family protein, which gives rise to MQKADVQTFKGLCGRPERIVWAVAEYEGRRSICPLGWKMNTSFSPPMMAISVAHTRFTHQLIVKSGEFVLAWPGEDLAEATLFCGTTSGRNIDKFKETGLTPLKGDYVKAPLIKECIANLECKVRGRLETGDHTIFAGEIVAVWVNENPERQLCSIDTSSGYELILEGKGYRFGVVKK